One genomic region from Planifilum fulgidum encodes:
- a CDS encoding LacI family DNA-binding transcriptional regulator: MATIKDVAKLAGVSPSTVSRVIAGSNRISLETKNRVRKAMEQLNYVPNAIARSLARSHTHTIGFALSRRADQAFSNPFFSEVMRGMSTVAQARGYNILLSISINPEDELSKCLQLVRERRVDGLILSTSRVKDPLIAALSEEGAPFVVIGRCLERPVLSVNNDNVKAGYNATVHLLEEGYREIAYLSGETDLVVTIDRMNGYKQALLERGLPLVEERIGVADFSEQDGYEALCQMKERGVSFDAVVASDDLLALGALRFAERYGLRVPEDLGIVGFNDTPLMVYTHPPLTSVRILSYELGVEAMDLLIDALENPDKKRLKKEVVLPSELIVRGSSRRREKEK, encoded by the coding sequence ATGGCCACCATTAAAGATGTCGCCAAGTTGGCGGGAGTGTCCCCGTCGACGGTCTCCCGGGTGATCGCCGGGAGCAACCGGATCAGCCTGGAGACGAAAAACCGGGTGCGAAAAGCGATGGAACAATTGAATTACGTTCCCAACGCCATCGCCCGCAGCCTCGCCCGCAGCCACACCCACACCATCGGGTTCGCCCTGTCGCGGCGGGCGGATCAGGCCTTCTCCAATCCCTTTTTTTCCGAAGTGATGCGGGGCATGTCTACGGTGGCGCAGGCGAGGGGATACAACATCCTCCTTTCGATCAGCATCAACCCGGAGGATGAGTTGTCCAAATGCCTGCAGTTGGTGCGGGAGAGGCGGGTGGACGGCCTGATTCTTTCCACTTCCCGCGTGAAGGATCCGCTGATCGCCGCCCTGTCCGAGGAGGGGGCCCCCTTCGTGGTGATCGGCCGCTGTCTGGAAAGGCCGGTTCTTTCGGTCAACAACGACAACGTGAAGGCCGGGTACAACGCCACCGTGCACCTGCTGGAGGAGGGTTACCGGGAGATCGCCTACCTCAGCGGGGAAACCGATCTGGTGGTGACCATCGACCGGATGAACGGATACAAACAGGCGTTGCTCGAACGCGGGCTGCCGCTGGTTGAGGAGCGGATCGGAGTGGCCGATTTTTCCGAACAGGACGGGTACGAAGCGCTGTGCCAGATGAAGGAGCGGGGGGTTTCCTTCGACGCCGTGGTGGCATCGGACGATCTGTTGGCGCTGGGGGCGCTGCGGTTTGCCGAGCGGTACGGGCTGAGGGTCCCGGAGGATCTGGGCATTGTGGGATTCAACGACACCCCGCTCATGGTATACACCCATCCGCCGCTGACCAGCGTGCGCATTTTATCCTACGAACTGGGCGTCGAAGCGATGGACCTGTTGATCGATGCGTTGGAGAATCCGGACAAGAAAAGGCTGAAAAAAGAGGTTGTCCTGCCCTCCGAATTGATCGTGAGGGGATCCAGCCGGCGCAGGGAAAAAGAGAAATAG
- the selD gene encoding selenide, water dikinase SelD: MDRETIRLTQLSSKAGUGCKLGPEDLAHVLGRLPREEEERDDILVGLTEPDDAGVIRLSDECALVQTVDFFTPVVDDPYAFGQIAAANSLSDIYAMGAEPLTVLNLVAFSVNKLDPSLLVDILRGAADKVKEAGAVTIGGHSIDDPEPKFGLAVTGQVHPDRIWRKGGARPGDRLILTKPVGVGIHTTAIKRGALRDEEIERVTRVMAALNRDAARVMRSYEIHACTDVTGFGLLGHAYEMSRAGQVGLEIDAREVPVLPRTDELARAGIVPGGTRANARWLADRLSFSEDVDEVMRIILCDAVTSGGLLAAVPEAQAVPLLEELHRNGVAEARIIGRVVSDHPAHIRITG; encoded by the coding sequence ATGGACCGCGAAACGATTCGCCTGACCCAGCTGTCCTCCAAAGCGGGGTGAGGGTGCAAACTGGGTCCGGAGGACCTTGCGCACGTACTCGGCCGCTTGCCCCGTGAAGAGGAAGAACGCGACGACATCCTCGTCGGCCTGACGGAACCGGACGACGCGGGAGTGATCCGCCTCAGCGACGAATGCGCTCTGGTGCAAACGGTGGACTTTTTCACGCCCGTGGTGGATGATCCCTACGCCTTCGGTCAGATTGCCGCCGCCAACAGTTTGAGCGACATCTACGCCATGGGGGCGGAACCGCTGACGGTGCTCAACTTGGTGGCTTTCTCCGTGAACAAGCTGGATCCGTCCCTGCTCGTCGACATCCTGCGCGGCGCCGCCGACAAGGTGAAGGAGGCCGGAGCCGTCACCATCGGCGGTCACTCCATCGACGATCCGGAGCCCAAATTCGGCCTCGCAGTCACCGGCCAGGTCCACCCCGACCGCATCTGGCGGAAGGGAGGCGCCCGGCCCGGCGACCGGCTCATCCTGACCAAACCGGTGGGGGTCGGAATCCACACCACGGCCATCAAGCGGGGAGCCCTGCGGGATGAGGAAATCGAACGGGTCACCCGGGTCATGGCCGCCCTCAACCGGGATGCGGCACGGGTGATGCGTTCCTACGAAATCCACGCCTGCACCGACGTGACCGGCTTCGGACTTCTCGGACACGCCTATGAGATGAGCCGGGCCGGCCAGGTGGGATTGGAGATCGATGCCCGGGAAGTGCCCGTGCTGCCCCGGACCGACGAACTGGCCCGGGCCGGCATCGTTCCCGGGGGAACGCGGGCCAATGCCCGATGGCTGGCCGATCGCCTCTCCTTCTCCGAAGACGTCGATGAAGTGATGCGCATCATCCTTTGTGACGCCGTCACTTCCGGCGGCCTGCTGGCGGCCGTGCCGGAGGCACAGGCCGTCCCCCTGCTGGAAGAACTGCACCGAAACGGAGTCGCGGAAGCGCGGATCATCGGCCGGGTGGTGTCCGATCACCCGGCGCACATCCGGATCACCGGATGA
- the selA gene encoding L-seryl-tRNA(Sec) selenium transferase — protein MPTKTQREALRRLPAVHLLLEHPALGPYLERFPRKLVVDIANEVLTDERRRMLDTDHPTPPDPERIAARIAESLDALTTPRLRPVVNGSGIVLHTNLGRARLSQAAMRAVSETALSYSNLEYRLHTGRRGSRHDHVETVLRRLTGAEAALVVNNNAAAVLLVLRTLARGREVIVSRGQMVEIGGSFRVSEIMRESGARLVEVGTTNKTRREDYEAAISEETALLMKVHTSNFKIIGFTESVSREELVEIARKHGIPCYEDLGSGVLYDLRARGIGEEPTVQECLRAGVDLVSFSGDKLLGGPQAGIIVGKKRWIDALKKNQLLRALRVDKMTLAALEATLLHYLNPEEAAREIPVLRQILKKPEEIRASAERLKKRLQRDFGEALRLEVIPSASEVGGGSLPGVELPSFCLSISHPRMPAHRLEEGLRRGNPPVIGRVAKNRFLLDLRTVEDEEHLHIAAALRQVLESEGGHLQGHERMEGPGGHPSPSDRPRRKNREEEPL, from the coding sequence ATGCCGACGAAAACACAACGGGAAGCACTGCGACGATTGCCTGCGGTCCATCTCCTCCTCGAACATCCTGCGCTTGGCCCTTACCTGGAGCGTTTTCCCCGCAAGTTGGTGGTGGACATCGCTAACGAAGTGCTGACGGACGAACGCCGTCGCATGCTGGATACCGATCATCCCACCCCGCCGGATCCGGAAAGGATCGCGGCGCGCATCGCGGAATCCCTGGACGCACTGACCACCCCCCGCCTCCGTCCCGTCGTCAACGGGAGCGGCATCGTCCTCCACACCAACCTGGGACGGGCCCGGCTGAGCCAGGCGGCGATGCGGGCGGTCAGCGAAACGGCCCTCTCCTATTCCAACCTGGAATACCGCCTGCACACCGGGCGACGCGGGTCCCGCCACGACCACGTCGAAACGGTGCTGCGGCGTCTGACCGGCGCAGAAGCCGCCCTGGTGGTCAACAACAACGCGGCGGCGGTGCTGCTGGTCCTGCGCACCCTGGCCCGGGGCCGCGAAGTGATCGTCTCCCGGGGACAGATGGTGGAAATCGGCGGCTCCTTCCGGGTGTCCGAAATCATGCGGGAGAGCGGCGCACGGCTGGTGGAAGTGGGAACGACCAACAAAACCCGCCGGGAAGATTACGAGGCGGCCATCTCCGAGGAAACGGCCCTGCTCATGAAGGTGCACACCAGCAACTTCAAGATCATCGGCTTCACCGAAAGCGTCTCCCGGGAAGAGTTGGTGGAAATCGCGCGCAAGCACGGCATCCCCTGCTACGAGGACCTGGGCAGCGGCGTTCTCTACGACCTGCGTGCCCGGGGAATCGGAGAAGAGCCCACGGTTCAGGAATGCCTCCGGGCGGGGGTGGACCTGGTCAGTTTCAGCGGGGACAAACTCCTCGGCGGTCCCCAGGCGGGGATCATCGTCGGCAAGAAAAGGTGGATCGACGCCTTGAAAAAGAATCAGTTGCTCCGCGCCCTCCGCGTGGACAAAATGACCCTGGCCGCCCTGGAAGCCACCTTGCTCCATTACCTGAATCCGGAGGAAGCGGCCCGTGAGATCCCCGTCCTCCGGCAGATCTTGAAAAAGCCGGAGGAAATCCGCGCATCGGCGGAACGGCTGAAGAAGCGGCTGCAAAGGGACTTCGGGGAAGCGCTGCGGCTGGAGGTGATTCCCTCCGCGTCGGAGGTAGGGGGAGGGTCGCTGCCCGGAGTGGAGCTCCCCAGCTTCTGCCTGTCCATCTCCCATCCCCGCATGCCCGCACACCGGCTGGAAGAGGGGCTTCGCCGGGGAAACCCCCCGGTGATCGGTCGAGTGGCCAAAAACCGCTTTCTTCTGGATTTGCGCACCGTGGAGGATGAAGAACACCTCCACATCGCCGCCGCCCTCCGCCAGGTCTTGGAAAGCGAGGGCGGCCACCTGCAGGGACATGAGAGGATGGAAGGGCCCGGCGGGCATCCATCCCCATCCGACCGCCCCCGGCGAAAAAATCGTGAGGAGGAACCTTTATGA
- a CDS encoding glutathione peroxidase: MSVYRFSARTITGEEKSLSDYEGRVLLIVNTASRCGFTPQYRELQELYETYRDRGLEILAFPCNQFANQEPGSEEEIQKFCETQYNVTFPLFSKVKVKGPDAHPLFKYLTESAPGMLGKEIKWNFTKFLVNRRGEVVKRYAPQTSPRRIARDIEEWLEKP; this comes from the coding sequence ATGAGCGTCTACCGCTTTTCCGCCCGGACCATCACCGGCGAGGAGAAATCCCTGTCCGATTACGAAGGGCGCGTCCTCTTGATCGTCAACACGGCGAGCCGCTGCGGATTCACGCCCCAATACCGGGAACTGCAGGAACTCTATGAAACATACCGGGACCGGGGACTGGAGATTCTGGCTTTCCCCTGCAACCAATTCGCCAACCAGGAGCCGGGATCGGAGGAGGAAATCCAAAAGTTCTGCGAAACCCAGTACAACGTCACCTTTCCCCTCTTCAGCAAGGTGAAGGTGAAGGGGCCCGACGCCCATCCCCTGTTCAAATACCTGACGGAAAGCGCTCCGGGGATGCTCGGCAAGGAAATCAAATGGAACTTCACCAAATTCCTGGTGAACAGGCGCGGCGAAGTGGTCAAGCGGTACGCCCCGCAGACATCCCCCCGGCGGATCGCCAGGGATATCGAAGAATGGCTGGAAAAACCGTAA
- a CDS encoding S66 family peptidase has protein sequence MIPPKLKPGDEIRIIAPSKSLGIIAQEVREMALRRLEALGFRVTISKHAEEMDRFRSSSADARLEDLHEAFADPKVKGILTAIGGYNCNQLLKKLDYDLIRKNPKVFCGYSDITALQNAIYAKTGLLTYSGPHFSSFGMKKGFEYTMDYFRKCLMEKEPFPVRPSPSWSDDPWYQDQENRRFIPNDGWFVLSPGEARGKVIGGNLSTFVLLHGTEYLPELADAILFLEDDGEVHPERFDRYLQSLLHQPGFDRVKGLVIGRFQRDSRMSRDVLTSIIRSKPELTGIPVIADLDFGHTTPIFTFPIGGQARLAARENGAELTILAH, from the coding sequence TTGATTCCGCCAAAATTGAAGCCGGGCGACGAAATCCGGATCATCGCCCCGTCAAAAAGTCTGGGAATCATCGCGCAGGAAGTGCGGGAGATGGCCCTTCGGCGGTTGGAAGCGCTTGGTTTTAGGGTCACCATATCCAAACATGCGGAAGAGATGGACCGCTTTCGCTCCTCCTCCGCGGACGCCCGCCTGGAAGACCTGCACGAAGCCTTTGCCGATCCGAAGGTAAAGGGAATTTTGACCGCCATCGGCGGCTACAACTGCAATCAGCTTCTGAAAAAATTGGATTATGACCTGATCCGAAAAAATCCCAAGGTTTTTTGCGGTTACTCCGACATCACCGCCCTGCAAAACGCCATTTACGCGAAGACGGGACTTTTGACCTACAGCGGTCCTCACTTTTCGAGTTTCGGAATGAAAAAGGGATTCGAATACACGATGGACTATTTCCGAAAATGCCTGATGGAAAAAGAACCTTTCCCCGTCCGCCCCTCTCCCTCCTGGAGCGACGACCCCTGGTATCAGGATCAGGAAAATCGCCGCTTTATCCCCAACGACGGCTGGTTTGTCCTCTCCCCCGGCGAAGCGCGGGGAAAAGTGATCGGCGGCAATCTTTCCACCTTTGTCCTTCTCCACGGAACGGAGTATCTGCCGGAGCTTGCGGACGCCATTCTGTTTCTGGAGGATGACGGGGAAGTGCACCCCGAACGGTTTGACCGGTATCTCCAATCCCTCCTTCATCAACCCGGCTTCGACCGGGTGAAGGGCCTGGTCATCGGCCGGTTCCAGCGCGACAGCCGAATGAGCCGGGATGTGCTGACTTCGATCATCCGATCCAAACCGGAGTTGACCGGTATCCCGGTGATCGCCGATCTCGATTTCGGCCATACCACCCCCATCTTCACGTTTCCCATCGGCGGACAAGCCCGGCTCGCGGCAAGGGAGAACGGGGCGGAACTGACCATCCTGGCGCATTGA
- a CDS encoding glycoside hydrolase family 15 protein produces MGEKPYLIDAVVGNGRMLATLGRNGRLYRLWWPRIDFPQHVREMHAGIWLPGAAEKVLWLHEGNEWSHRQRYDGDLPILVTEAVHAGSGLKVSCEDFAVPGADVLVRRYRVTNGSDRTVPVRFLCVSALEIAESPKYNTVAFDAEADALLHFRHRYAFALGGDRPCSGYQAGEAVADAADGFLQGNRIAMDPEGALAWDLGRLEPGESEELTLFLAAGEGREAALAALKKAKRSGFRALREQTADHWREYLASARPVFTGDEIVDQLYRRSLVVFKLMSDEREGGMIAAPEFDETFSRCGGYAYCWGRDAAYIATAIDRAGYSEMTRRFYRWTLKVQNPDGSWDQRHYLDGFLAPCWGMQIDETGSILWGMWRHFEETGDRSFLEEVWDAVERGAEFLTGFLDPETGLPRPSRDLWEERDGEHTYSAAAVFGGLIGAAEIARAKGRMDRAKAWRKAAEGIREAVARLWNPEREAFLRGLKRAVSREEYEEAVRAGKRVVTETDSKGYVTYRVWEDPVIDASLLGVSVPFDLFPVDDERVAKTAAAVERYLGTSPAGGIKRYEDDPYIGGNPWIITTLWLARYLVKAGRMEEALRWFRWAVDHRTELDLLPEQVDRNTGKPAWVVPLTWSHAMFVLTVLDLLEAGAFQVSSRQAEM; encoded by the coding sequence ATGGGTGAAAAACCCTATCTGATCGACGCGGTGGTCGGCAACGGGCGGATGCTGGCCACGCTTGGGAGAAACGGCAGGCTGTATCGCCTTTGGTGGCCGCGGATCGATTTTCCCCAGCACGTGCGGGAGATGCATGCGGGAATCTGGTTGCCCGGAGCGGCGGAGAAGGTCCTCTGGCTTCACGAGGGGAATGAATGGTCGCATCGCCAGCGATATGACGGCGATCTGCCCATTCTCGTCACCGAGGCGGTTCATGCAGGTTCGGGCCTTAAAGTGAGCTGCGAGGATTTCGCCGTGCCCGGGGCGGACGTGTTGGTCCGGAGGTACCGGGTGACCAACGGGTCCGACCGCACCGTGCCCGTCCGGTTCCTCTGCGTTTCGGCGCTGGAGATTGCGGAAAGCCCGAAATACAACACCGTCGCCTTCGACGCGGAGGCGGATGCGCTCCTTCATTTCCGCCACCGGTACGCCTTTGCCCTGGGAGGGGACCGCCCCTGCAGCGGATACCAGGCGGGGGAAGCCGTGGCAGACGCGGCCGACGGCTTCCTTCAGGGAAACCGGATCGCGATGGATCCGGAGGGAGCCCTTGCCTGGGATCTGGGACGGCTTGAGCCGGGGGAATCGGAGGAACTCACCCTGTTCCTGGCGGCCGGCGAGGGGAGAGAAGCGGCCCTTGCCGCGCTCAAGAAGGCGAAAAGGAGCGGCTTTCGCGCGCTGCGGGAACAGACGGCCGACCACTGGAGGGAATATCTGGCGTCGGCCCGTCCCGTTTTCACCGGCGACGAGATTGTCGACCAGCTGTACCGGCGGTCGCTGGTGGTTTTCAAGCTGATGAGCGATGAACGGGAAGGGGGAATGATCGCCGCCCCGGAGTTTGACGAGACCTTCAGCCGGTGCGGCGGATACGCCTATTGCTGGGGACGCGACGCCGCCTATATCGCGACGGCCATCGATCGGGCGGGTTATTCCGAGATGACCCGCCGGTTTTACCGCTGGACGCTGAAGGTGCAGAATCCCGACGGGTCCTGGGATCAGCGCCACTACTTGGACGGTTTTCTCGCCCCCTGCTGGGGGATGCAGATCGACGAGACGGGGTCCATTCTCTGGGGGATGTGGCGTCACTTTGAGGAGACGGGGGATCGCTCCTTCCTGGAGGAAGTGTGGGATGCCGTCGAGAGGGGGGCGGAATTTCTGACCGGCTTTCTCGATCCGGAAACCGGCCTGCCCCGTCCCAGCCGGGACCTGTGGGAGGAGCGGGACGGGGAGCACACCTATTCGGCGGCGGCGGTTTTCGGGGGGCTGATTGGCGCCGCGGAGATCGCCCGGGCGAAGGGGCGGATGGATCGGGCGAAAGCGTGGCGAAAGGCCGCCGAGGGGATTCGGGAGGCCGTCGCCCGCCTGTGGAACCCGGAGCGGGAAGCGTTTCTCCGGGGACTCAAAAGGGCCGTCAGCCGGGAAGAGTACGAGGAAGCGGTCCGGGCGGGGAAGCGGGTGGTGACGGAAACGGACTCCAAGGGTTACGTCACCTACCGGGTGTGGGAAGACCCGGTGATCGACGCCAGCCTGCTCGGGGTGTCGGTGCCCTTCGACCTTTTTCCCGTCGATGACGAACGGGTGGCGAAGACGGCGGCGGCGGTGGAACGCTATTTGGGCACATCGCCGGCGGGCGGCATCAAGCGGTACGAGGACGACCCCTACATCGGCGGGAATCCTTGGATCATCACCACCCTGTGGCTGGCCCGGTATTTAGTGAAGGCGGGCCGGATGGAGGAGGCCCTCCGGTGGTTCCGCTGGGCGGTGGACCATCGGACGGAGCTCGACCTGCTCCCGGAGCAGGTGGACCGCAATACGGGAAAACCCGCCTGGGTGGTTCCCCTCACTTGGTCCCACGCCATGTTCGTTCTGACGGTGCTGGATCTGTTGGAGGCCGGGGCGTTTCAGGTCTCTTCGCGGCAGGCGGAGATGTGA
- a CDS encoding glycoside hydrolase family 13 protein, translating to MLKEAVFHRPEGPYAHPAGPRALRVRLRAKRGDLSSCHLFHGDRYQGEEEGDILRLEKAGSDELFDWFEGVIPSATRRLRYVFYLEGKEGGLWYGERGFAADRREAGAFQYPYICEGDLFRVPDWARDGIVYQIFPDRFCNGDKENDPEGIEPWSAAARPRPNSFYGGDLRGIIEKLPYLEALGVNVLYLTPIFLSPSNHKYDTADYYRVDPAFGDAKILKELVRRAHRRGIRVLLDAVFNHAGYGFFAFQDVLQRGAASPYADWFFIEDFPVVTTPRPNYETFANGVWTMPKLNTAHPEVRAYLLDVAEYWTREAEIDGWRLDVANEVDHRFWRAFRDRVKGVNPEALIVGEIWHDAGPWLQGDQFDSVMNYLFRDAVLDFFAAGRIGADRFDALLTRIRMMYPEPAHFAMFNLLGSHDTERFLTACGGRLERMRLAVLFQMTYPGMPMIYYGDEVGMRGGPDPDCRRPMVWEEEKQNRELLAHYRKLIALRKALRPLRRGDFRTWLVDPLRNLYGFVRREGESCVGVLLNNSPHEHRVEVDLHPFGGAEKLRDALSGRTAEAAGRSRLTWMMAPFQGVILTPVGQTM from the coding sequence ATGTTGAAGGAAGCTGTTTTCCATCGCCCCGAGGGGCCCTATGCCCATCCCGCCGGCCCCCGGGCGCTCCGGGTCCGGCTGCGGGCCAAACGGGGGGATCTCTCCTCCTGCCATCTCTTCCACGGCGACCGGTACCAAGGGGAAGAAGAGGGGGACATTCTCCGGCTGGAAAAGGCGGGATCGGACGAGCTTTTCGACTGGTTCGAGGGGGTGATTCCCTCGGCCACCCGCCGCCTTCGTTACGTGTTTTATCTGGAGGGGAAGGAGGGCGGCCTGTGGTACGGCGAGCGGGGATTCGCCGCCGACCGGCGGGAGGCCGGCGCCTTTCAGTATCCCTACATCTGCGAGGGGGACTTGTTCCGGGTCCCCGACTGGGCCAGGGACGGGATCGTGTATCAGATTTTTCCCGACCGCTTCTGTAACGGGGACAAGGAGAACGACCCGGAGGGGATCGAGCCCTGGAGTGCGGCGGCCCGGCCGCGGCCTAACAGCTTTTACGGAGGGGATCTCCGGGGAATCATCGAGAAGCTTCCCTACCTGGAGGCGCTGGGCGTCAACGTGCTCTATCTCACCCCGATTTTTCTCTCCCCTTCCAACCACAAATACGACACCGCCGACTATTACCGGGTGGACCCCGCCTTCGGGGATGCAAAGATCCTGAAGGAACTGGTCCGCCGGGCGCACCGGAGGGGAATCCGGGTGCTTCTGGACGCGGTGTTCAACCACGCCGGATACGGCTTTTTCGCCTTTCAGGACGTGCTGCAAAGGGGAGCGGCCTCCCCCTACGCCGACTGGTTTTTCATCGAGGATTTTCCCGTGGTCACGACGCCCCGGCCCAACTATGAAACCTTTGCCAACGGCGTGTGGACGATGCCCAAGCTGAACACGGCCCATCCCGAGGTGCGGGCGTACCTGCTCGACGTGGCGGAGTACTGGACCCGGGAGGCGGAGATCGACGGCTGGCGCCTCGATGTGGCCAACGAGGTGGACCATCGCTTCTGGCGGGCCTTCCGCGACCGGGTGAAGGGGGTGAATCCGGAGGCTCTGATCGTCGGGGAGATCTGGCACGACGCGGGTCCCTGGCTTCAGGGGGACCAATTCGATTCGGTGATGAACTATTTGTTTCGGGACGCCGTGCTGGATTTTTTCGCCGCCGGAAGGATCGGCGCCGACCGCTTTGACGCTTTGCTGACCCGCATCCGGATGATGTACCCCGAACCGGCCCACTTCGCGATGTTCAACCTGCTGGGTTCCCACGACACGGAGCGGTTCCTCACCGCCTGCGGAGGACGGCTGGAGCGGATGCGCCTCGCGGTGCTGTTTCAGATGACCTATCCGGGGATGCCGATGATCTACTACGGCGACGAGGTGGGGATGCGCGGAGGGCCGGACCCGGATTGCCGGCGCCCCATGGTGTGGGAGGAGGAGAAGCAAAACCGGGAACTGCTCGCCCACTACCGGAAGCTGATCGCTCTCCGGAAGGCGCTGCGTCCCCTGCGGCGGGGGGATTTCCGGACGTGGCTGGTGGACCCGCTTCGCAATCTCTACGGTTTTGTGCGGCGGGAAGGAGAAAGCTGCGTCGGGGTGCTCCTCAACAACAGTCCCCATGAGCACCGGGTCGAAGTGGATCTTCACCCTTTCGGAGGGGCGGAGAAACTGAGGGACGCCCTTTCCGGGAGAACGGCGGAGGCGGCGGGCAGAAGCCGCCTGACCTGGATGATGGCCCCCTTTCAGGGAGTGATCCTCACCCCGGTGGGGCAGACGATGTAA
- a CDS encoding sugar ABC transporter permease, which yields MSGTKRKWSIGLLLTYAFLLFMVAVTLYPILWVIGSSLNPGTSLFSSTLIPKNATLDHYVWLFTSPDSQYLVWYKNTLKISLINAAVSVILTTGTAYAFSRYRFFGRKYGLVAFLVLQMFPQAMSMVALYILLNEIGLLDTHLGLILVYAGAQIPFNTWLVKGYFDTIPRGLDEAARIDGAGHNTVFFRIMLPLARPIIAVVALFNFMGPMTDFLLPRIVLTNPDKWTLAVGLFGFISDKFGQNFTVFAAGSVLIALPIALFFLAMQRYFISGLTAGATKG from the coding sequence ATGAGCGGAACCAAACGGAAATGGAGCATCGGCTTGCTGCTGACCTACGCCTTTTTGCTCTTCATGGTGGCGGTCACCTTGTATCCGATTCTGTGGGTGATCGGTTCCTCCCTCAATCCGGGGACCAGCCTGTTTTCCAGCACGCTGATCCCCAAGAACGCCACATTGGATCATTACGTCTGGCTGTTCACCAGCCCCGACAGCCAGTACCTGGTCTGGTACAAAAACACGCTGAAGATCTCCCTGATCAACGCCGCGGTGTCGGTCATCCTGACGACGGGGACCGCCTACGCCTTTTCCCGGTATCGGTTCTTCGGCCGGAAGTACGGTTTGGTCGCCTTTCTGGTGTTGCAGATGTTTCCCCAGGCGATGTCGATGGTCGCCCTTTACATTCTGCTCAACGAGATCGGCCTGTTGGACACCCACCTGGGCTTGATCCTCGTCTACGCCGGGGCGCAGATTCCCTTCAACACCTGGCTGGTGAAGGGGTATTTCGACACGATTCCCCGAGGGTTGGACGAGGCGGCGCGGATCGACGGCGCGGGGCACAACACGGTTTTCTTCCGGATCATGCTCCCCTTGGCCCGGCCGATCATCGCCGTGGTCGCCCTGTTCAACTTCATGGGTCCGATGACCGATTTCCTGCTGCCGCGGATCGTTCTGACCAATCCGGACAAGTGGACGCTGGCGGTGGGGCTGTTCGGCTTTATCAGCGACAAGTTCGGCCAGAATTTCACCGTCTTCGCCGCCGGTTCCGTGTTGATCGCCCTGCCCATCGCCCTCTTTTTCCTGGCGATGCAGCGGTACTTCATTTCCGGCCTCACGGCGGGGGCGACCAAGGGATGA